A window from Leuconostoc mesenteroides subsp. mesenteroides encodes these proteins:
- a CDS encoding uroporphyrinogen III decarboxylase, translating into MEGTGKVSFTNKYNYVPASFWYHFSAASGVDLDAFKNPEIIDGNILGTKKLVEKTAPDFVKLMSDGLFHYKFNYREAADKRVVYADLSPITDNHPWLIKTADLVRRQKQVIGERASFYNVFSPITLLKWALVKNPDGHYDKSKADEKLADVILTDSENVRQALDVITRDVIKQVKVAINAGADGIYYSTQVIQDTRLEKADFDKFVALADKQVLQAANQLSATNILHICGNGGARNDISWFENYPASIVNWSVDTEDISLRDGKEIFPGKIVLGGFGNTAKDVLYRGTQFEIQQFAKRLVQEAGTDNLIVGANCTVPRDIDPQHLQWAIEAVQKESEGFKSYE; encoded by the coding sequence ATGGAAGGCACAGGAAAAGTATCCTTTACTAATAAGTATAATTATGTTCCAGCAAGTTTTTGGTATCATTTTTCGGCAGCATCAGGTGTAGACCTAGATGCCTTTAAAAATCCTGAGATTATTGACGGGAATATTTTAGGTACCAAGAAGTTGGTTGAGAAAACCGCACCAGACTTTGTGAAGCTAATGAGCGATGGTTTATTTCATTATAAATTTAATTACCGAGAAGCTGCTGATAAGAGGGTAGTCTATGCTGATTTATCACCAATAACGGATAACCATCCATGGTTGATAAAAACAGCAGATTTAGTTAGACGGCAAAAGCAAGTCATCGGTGAGCGAGCTTCATTTTATAATGTTTTTTCACCAATAACGTTACTTAAATGGGCATTAGTCAAAAATCCAGATGGACACTACGATAAAAGTAAAGCTGATGAAAAGCTTGCTGATGTTATTTTGACAGATAGTGAAAATGTTCGTCAGGCATTAGACGTGATTACACGAGATGTAATCAAACAGGTGAAGGTTGCAATAAATGCTGGCGCCGATGGAATTTATTATAGTACGCAAGTGATTCAGGACACACGATTAGAAAAGGCCGATTTTGATAAATTTGTCGCTTTGGCTGACAAACAAGTTCTACAGGCAGCAAATCAATTGTCAGCTACAAACATCTTACATATTTGTGGTAATGGCGGTGCTAGAAATGACATTTCATGGTTTGAGAATTATCCGGCATCCATTGTTAATTGGTCAGTTGACACGGAAGACATATCTTTACGTGATGGTAAAGAAATCTTTCCAGGGAAAATCGTTCTTGGTGGATTTGGTAACACTGCGAAAGATGTTTTGTACCGAGGAACGCAATTCGAAATACAACAATTTGCTAAACGTTTGGTTCAGGAAGCCGGTACCGATAATTTAATTGTTGGTGCTAATTGTACGGTTCCCCGAGATATTGATCCTCAACATTTACAATGGGCGATAGAAGCAGTTCAAAAGGAAAGTGAAGGTTTTAAAAGTTATGAGTAA
- a CDS encoding uroporphyrinogen decarboxylase codes for MSNQQNVLLGATGKIPVSFWRHFADDETVDALENPTIATINIQGHKKYVEDLQPDFVKLMSDGYFNAPLNNVTDPKSIDNLSQIQEIQDDDAWLTEQIKLVQEQKKVIGQRRGFYNIFSPVTLLKWALYDTENELPAKGDERLTELFIQYPEEIKHVLNVLARSIIKQVKAVVVDGGADGVYYSTQELQSSKYTKKLFDEIQKHVDLSVIDAIKSVSDISILHICGFSGTTNHLEWFTDYDLPIVNWAVTVEGVSLQQGQQIFKDKVVLGGFGNTTNDVLYNGSKVEIEAAVQGLLSNIDKNRVIIGADCTVPRDIPVDHLKWAIDAVHENVV; via the coding sequence ATGAGTAATCAACAAAATGTATTATTAGGTGCAACAGGAAAAATACCGGTTAGTTTTTGGCGACATTTCGCCGATGATGAAACTGTCGACGCACTAGAAAATCCGACAATTGCTACAATTAATATTCAAGGACATAAGAAATATGTCGAAGACTTACAGCCAGATTTTGTGAAGCTAATGAGTGACGGTTATTTTAATGCCCCTCTTAACAATGTCACTGATCCTAAAAGTATTGATAATTTAAGTCAAATTCAAGAGATACAAGATGATGATGCTTGGCTTACTGAGCAGATCAAACTAGTGCAAGAGCAGAAAAAAGTTATTGGTCAGCGTAGAGGTTTTTATAATATTTTTTCACCAGTGACACTTTTAAAATGGGCGCTTTACGATACAGAAAATGAGCTACCTGCTAAGGGCGATGAACGCCTGACCGAGTTGTTTATTCAATACCCAGAGGAAATTAAGCATGTTCTGAACGTCTTGGCTAGGAGCATTATCAAGCAAGTGAAGGCAGTTGTAGTAGATGGTGGTGCCGATGGTGTTTATTACAGCACACAAGAATTACAAAGTTCAAAATATACTAAAAAATTGTTTGATGAGATACAAAAGCATGTTGATTTGAGCGTTATAGATGCAATTAAGTCTGTGAGTGATATTAGCATTCTTCACATCTGTGGTTTCAGTGGTACAACCAATCATTTAGAGTGGTTTACAGACTATGATTTGCCAATTGTCAATTGGGCAGTGACCGTCGAAGGTGTGTCACTCCAACAGGGACAACAAATATTTAAAGACAAGGTAGTATTGGGCGGATTTGGTAATACAACAAATGATGTATTATACAACGGCTCTAAGGTCGAAATAGAAGCAGCTGTACAAGGATTACTGTCTAATATTGATAAAAATCGGGTCATTATCGGTGCAGATTGCACTGTGCCCCGCGATATTCCTGTCGACCATTTAAAGTGGGCGATTGACGCTGTGCATGAAAACGTAGTGTAA
- a CDS encoding transporter substrate-binding domain-containing protein produces the protein MVNKKGIITAAVAVVVVVGGLTIRHFNADSNKAAAKKVRTINVAHTQNYVPYDYVKNGVSKGYEVDVLKAVDKLLPDYQFKYHPTSDEDLLVGLDSGKYDVGVKGAWWTKERAQKYILPKEAVGASIIGITYRKDSNYNSFADFAKKSGKLVPISPQNGQYAVVQEWNKKHPNEKITLKSADQFTVGDAYNWVLEGRYDAYFDVKVNYQNSVAKSSGAYHSSADKLAYTPYKGIKTYPIISRANKDNDNFSKEYDQAIKKLQKNGTLEELSQKYFKENVWDFVGDK, from the coding sequence ATGGTAAATAAAAAAGGGATTATTACTGCCGCGGTAGCTGTTGTCGTTGTTGTTGGCGGTTTGACTATACGGCATTTTAATGCAGACAGTAACAAGGCAGCAGCTAAAAAAGTAAGAACAATTAATGTGGCACATACGCAAAACTATGTGCCTTATGATTATGTAAAAAACGGTGTATCAAAAGGATATGAAGTTGATGTTTTGAAAGCTGTTGATAAGCTATTGCCTGATTATCAGTTCAAGTATCATCCAACATCAGATGAAGATTTATTAGTTGGCTTGGATTCAGGGAAATATGATGTTGGGGTGAAGGGTGCTTGGTGGACAAAAGAACGTGCCCAAAAGTATATCTTACCCAAGGAAGCAGTTGGCGCATCTATCATAGGTATCACTTATCGAAAAGATAGTAACTATAATTCATTTGCCGATTTTGCTAAGAAATCAGGTAAGTTAGTGCCAATTTCACCACAGAATGGTCAATACGCGGTAGTGCAGGAGTGGAACAAAAAGCACCCTAACGAAAAGATCACATTAAAGTCAGCTGACCAATTTACGGTTGGTGATGCGTATAACTGGGTATTAGAAGGCCGGTATGATGCTTACTTTGATGTGAAGGTAAATTACCAAAATTCGGTTGCTAAGAGTAGTGGCGCTTACCATAGTTCAGCCGATAAATTGGCCTACACGCCCTACAAGGGTATCAAGACGTATCCCATTATCAGTCGTGCCAATAAAGATAATGATAACTTCTCGAAAGAATATGACCAAGCGATTAAGAAACTACAGAAAAACGGTACGCTGGAAGAGTTATCACAAAAGTATTTCAAAGAAAATGTTTGGGACTTTGTCGGGGATAAATAA
- a CDS encoding ABC transporter permease subunit (The N-terminal region of this protein, as described by TIGR01726, is a three transmembrane segment that identifies a subfamily of ABC transporter permease subunits, which specificities that include histidine, arginine, glutamine, glutamate, L-cystine (sic), the opines (in Agrobacterium) octopine and nopaline, etc.), which yields MPPFSFKFFLSVFAEVLPYFPVTLLIIVVSIIFSSLLGALVASGQLSQSPIWRTLSQGYVFVLRSTPPIVLLFLVFYGLPKLLLLTLNININDWQKSIFVIIALSLLFASNLAEVFKSAYLSVNTGQREAALMVGLSEWQTFYRVTLPQTIVVALPNFANTVAALIKDAALAYVIGLLDMMGAGDNLISRNFGHHSLETYLALAIIYWILFVIIEQGAKYLEKYLGKSRAIASNPTEVVV from the coding sequence ATGCCACCATTTAGTTTCAAATTTTTCCTATCGGTCTTTGCTGAAGTGTTGCCTTATTTTCCAGTAACGCTGCTCATCATTGTTGTATCGATCATTTTTAGTTCTTTATTAGGGGCATTGGTGGCTAGTGGGCAACTTAGTCAATCACCAATATGGAGAACCTTGTCACAAGGCTATGTTTTTGTACTGCGCTCTACGCCACCTATTGTTTTGTTGTTCTTAGTTTTTTACGGGTTACCTAAATTGTTATTACTGACTCTGAATATTAATATCAATGATTGGCAAAAATCAATTTTTGTCATCATTGCGTTATCCTTACTGTTCGCGTCAAATCTAGCAGAAGTATTCAAATCTGCTTATTTATCTGTGAACACTGGACAACGTGAAGCAGCATTAATGGTAGGCTTATCAGAATGGCAAACATTTTATCGTGTAACCTTACCACAAACAATTGTCGTGGCCTTACCTAATTTTGCCAACACTGTTGCCGCGCTAATTAAAGATGCCGCTTTGGCATATGTCATTGGACTACTAGATATGATGGGTGCGGGTGATAATTTGATTTCTAGAAATTTTGGACACCACTCACTGGAGACGTATTTAGCGTTGGCCATTATTTATTGGATTTTATTTGTAATCATTGAGCAAGGCGCGAAGTATTTAGAAAAATATCTTGGTAAAAGCCGTGCAATTGCATCAAATCCTACGGAGGTTGTCGTATGA
- a CDS encoding ABC transporter permease subunit: MNVPFLIQTFWAALKAVPITLLITGASLLIGLPLGFLLAWIKIRKIRILYPLVVAYTSLMRATPMVLLILLFYSTLPSLLNVLINQKLHWDVKVFDTNPILYAIVVFALIAVANLSEVFRSAILTIDPGQKEAALMVGLTPIQAYYRIIIPQALVSAVPNIGNLTLNILKGTSLAFMMTVQEVTAVAKTAASYTYDYTEAYIDIFIIYFILGTILQVIFKYLERYLGRHKLRGTVV; the protein is encoded by the coding sequence ATGAACGTACCATTTTTAATTCAAACTTTTTGGGCAGCTTTAAAAGCTGTGCCCATAACATTATTAATTACTGGTGCGTCATTGCTTATTGGTTTGCCGCTTGGCTTTTTATTGGCATGGATTAAAATTAGAAAGATTCGTATACTTTATCCACTTGTTGTGGCATACACGTCTCTTATGCGAGCCACACCGATGGTACTACTAATTTTGTTGTTCTATAGTACATTGCCAAGCTTATTGAATGTCCTCATTAACCAAAAGCTACACTGGGATGTCAAAGTGTTTGATACGAATCCTATTCTTTATGCCATTGTTGTTTTTGCTTTAATAGCAGTTGCAAATTTATCGGAAGTGTTTCGATCAGCAATTTTGACGATAGATCCTGGACAGAAAGAGGCGGCATTGATGGTTGGGTTGACGCCAATACAAGCTTATTATCGTATTATTATTCCGCAAGCATTGGTTTCGGCTGTACCCAACATTGGTAATCTAACGTTGAACATTTTAAAAGGTACTTCGCTTGCTTTCATGATGACTGTTCAAGAAGTCACAGCGGTTGCGAAAACAGCGGCATCGTATACTTATGATTACACGGAAGCATATATTGATATTTTTATAATTTACTTTATTTTGGGAACAATACTGCAAGTCATTTTTAAATATCTGGAACGTTACTTAGGGCGACATAAGCTACGCGGAACAGTTGTATAG
- a CDS encoding ATP-binding cassette domain-containing protein yields the protein MLKVRNFRKKYHEHEVLKGIDIEVNQGDVVALLGPSGSGKTTFLRGLAFLTPGDSGVIEFDDQKINIESATPVDIKKLRQKMGFVFQNFNLFANKTAIQNVEEGLIIGHKEPKEIARKKAQEALQKVGLLEFANHYPSQLSGGQAQRVGIARAAALNPEIILLDEPTSALDPELVADVLQVIKQLADEGKTMIVVTHEMAFARDVADKVVFMDKGLVVEQNEPVEFFDNPKSPRLKEFLSRISAANVADNSFAYEKANQK from the coding sequence ATGTTAAAAGTCAGAAACTTCAGAAAAAAGTATCATGAACATGAAGTCTTGAAAGGAATTGATATTGAGGTTAACCAGGGGGATGTAGTAGCATTGCTTGGCCCATCAGGATCTGGAAAAACTACTTTTTTAAGAGGGTTAGCTTTTCTAACACCGGGAGATTCTGGTGTTATAGAATTTGATGATCAAAAAATAAATATTGAATCGGCAACGCCTGTTGATATTAAAAAGTTGCGACAAAAGATGGGTTTTGTTTTTCAAAATTTCAATTTGTTTGCTAATAAGACGGCCATACAAAATGTCGAAGAAGGTTTGATTATTGGGCATAAGGAGCCAAAAGAAATAGCTCGAAAAAAAGCGCAGGAAGCCTTACAAAAAGTAGGTTTGTTGGAATTTGCCAATCATTATCCAAGTCAATTATCTGGCGGACAAGCGCAGCGTGTAGGAATTGCTAGAGCAGCAGCCTTAAACCCAGAAATTATTTTATTGGATGAGCCGACGAGCGCGTTAGATCCCGAGTTAGTAGCAGATGTTTTGCAGGTGATTAAACAGCTAGCTGATGAAGGTAAAACAATGATTGTCGTCACTCATGAGATGGCTTTTGCTCGTGATGTGGCTGACAAAGTTGTTTTTATGGATAAAGGTTTAGTTGTAGAGCAAAATGAGCCCGTTGAATTTTTTGATAATCCTAAGTCGCCACGTTTGAAAGAGTTTTTAAGTCGTATTAGTGCAGCTAATGTGGCTGATAATAGTTTTGCGTATGAAAAGGCTAATCAGAAATAA
- a CDS encoding peptide chain release factor 3: MENFQEQLKNRRTFAIISHPDAGKTTLTEQLLLHGGVIREAGTVKGRGSNKLASSDWMAIEQQRGISVTSSVLQFDYEGKRINILDTPGHEDFSEDTYRTLMAVDSVVMVVDAAKGIEPQTKKLFEIVSQRGIPVFTFFNKIDRDARPALDLVDELETVLGIQAYPMNWPVGSGQVLQGIYDLQADQLVPFKNATTHTEIVDEAMDEIELLRDAGNSFDEDKVAHGQLTQVFFGSALVNFGVTEFLREYLTYAPAPASMTTVDDKKISPEDTQFSGFVFKIQANMDPRHRDRIAFVRIVSGEFNRGMDVLLQRNGKKLKLSNVTQFMAEERENVQTAVPGDIIGVYDTGNFQIGDTIYSGKKAIQFPDLPTFTPELFNRVVAKDVMKQKSYHKGIEQLVQEGTIQLYKSWNGGDYIIGAVGQLQFEVFQFRMENEYNVEIQFEPIGSKVARWIKPEQLDEKMSSSRNLLVKDRYDEPVFLFENKFALNWFHDKYPDVELEEKM, translated from the coding sequence ATGGAAAACTTTCAAGAACAACTAAAGAATCGACGTACTTTTGCGATCATCTCTCATCCCGATGCTGGTAAAACAACCTTAACTGAGCAATTATTGTTGCACGGCGGGGTGATTCGTGAAGCCGGAACAGTTAAAGGTCGTGGTTCGAACAAATTAGCCTCCTCTGATTGGATGGCAATTGAGCAACAACGTGGTATCTCAGTAACGTCATCTGTATTGCAGTTTGACTATGAAGGTAAAAGAATCAATATTTTAGATACTCCAGGGCATGAGGATTTTTCAGAAGATACCTATCGTACTTTGATGGCTGTGGATTCAGTAGTCATGGTAGTCGATGCTGCCAAGGGGATTGAGCCACAGACTAAAAAGTTGTTTGAAATTGTCTCACAACGTGGCATACCAGTCTTTACATTCTTTAACAAAATTGATCGTGATGCGCGCCCAGCACTTGATTTAGTTGATGAGCTTGAAACTGTATTAGGCATTCAAGCTTATCCAATGAATTGGCCAGTTGGCTCTGGTCAAGTTTTGCAAGGCATTTATGATTTGCAGGCTGACCAACTTGTACCCTTCAAGAATGCCACAACGCATACCGAGATTGTCGATGAGGCGATGGATGAAATTGAATTGTTACGTGATGCAGGGAATTCATTTGATGAAGATAAAGTGGCTCATGGGCAATTAACCCAAGTATTCTTTGGATCAGCGTTGGTGAATTTTGGTGTCACAGAATTCTTGCGTGAGTATTTGACGTATGCACCAGCTCCAGCATCAATGACAACCGTTGATGACAAAAAAATTAGTCCAGAAGACACGCAATTCAGTGGTTTTGTATTTAAAATACAGGCTAACATGGATCCTAGACATCGTGATCGTATTGCTTTTGTGCGTATCGTGAGCGGTGAGTTTAATCGCGGTATGGATGTGTTACTACAACGTAATGGCAAGAAATTAAAGTTGTCGAACGTGACACAATTTATGGCTGAAGAACGTGAAAATGTCCAGACAGCGGTTCCTGGAGATATTATTGGTGTCTATGACACAGGGAATTTTCAAATTGGTGATACAATATACTCTGGGAAAAAAGCTATACAGTTCCCCGACTTGCCAACGTTTACGCCTGAATTGTTTAACCGTGTAGTTGCTAAAGATGTCATGAAACAAAAGTCGTATCATAAAGGGATTGAACAGCTCGTTCAAGAAGGAACTATTCAACTCTATAAATCATGGAATGGTGGTGACTATATTATTGGCGCTGTTGGACAGTTACAGTTTGAAGTGTTCCAGTTCCGTATGGAAAATGAATACAATGTGGAAATTCAGTTTGAACCTATTGGTTCCAAAGTTGCTCGCTGGATAAAACCAGAACAATTAGATGAAAAAATGAGTTCATCACGTAATTTACTAGTAAAAGATCGGTATGACGAACCAGTATTCTTGTTTGAAAATAAGTTCGCCTTGAATTGGTTCCACGATAAATACCCTGATGTTGAACTCGAAGAAAAAATGTAA
- a CDS encoding folate family ECF transporter S component, with translation MENTTRTWVLPKLDTRQFVLLAMLMALHMVLSRLTVGTNVLQVSFAFVTMSLIAKWYGPLWSMLIAAILDIVSATIINPGAFFLGFTFTAMISALIYSLAYFRHGRTSWWRVGIAVGLVLLIANIGLNSIWLVIMYHTAHDWPSFLAFITPRVIKNLIMFPIQVGITYFLLNNQVINHTTKNIFS, from the coding sequence ATGGAAAATACAACACGAACTTGGGTTCTCCCAAAACTAGATACGCGTCAATTCGTTTTATTAGCGATGTTGATGGCACTTCATATGGTGCTCAGCAGGTTGACAGTCGGTACTAATGTACTTCAAGTAAGTTTTGCATTCGTAACTATGTCACTTATTGCTAAATGGTATGGTCCATTATGGTCTATGTTAATTGCAGCAATATTAGACATTGTCAGCGCAACCATTATTAATCCTGGTGCTTTCTTTTTGGGGTTCACTTTTACAGCAATGATTAGTGCGTTAATTTACTCATTAGCTTATTTCCGACATGGTAGAACAAGCTGGTGGCGAGTAGGTATTGCTGTGGGGTTGGTTTTATTAATTGCTAATATTGGTTTAAACTCAATTTGGTTGGTTATCATGTATCATACAGCACACGATTGGCCTTCGTTTTTGGCCTTTATTACACCACGTGTCATTAAAAATTTAATCATGTTTCCCATTCAAGTGGGTATTACGTATTTTCTTTTAAATAATCAGGTTATTAATCACACTACAAAAAATATCTTTAGTTAA